GtgggaggaagcagcaggaCCGGTGTGTGGTTTGCACCCCTCCGgctccagcctggctgtgccATTGTGACTGCTGCCCCAGCCTGTCCTGGCACCAGTGCCtttccagccctgccagctgcaACCCCTCAAGTGCCAGCTCTCGCTGCCGTAGCGCAGCCGGGCggtccagctcctgcctgccgcCAGCTTCTGTGCCTTCCCCccttggctgctgctgggtgagCTTGATGCCAAAGCCCTGTCTTCTTTTGACTATAAACTCCCATGCTGTGCCTTCCCACAGCCTGCACTAGAGCTGCTGGTGCTCAGGTGACGCAGTTTGGGATCCATGGGAGCAGCGAGCGCTGGGATCTCTCAGTGGGGCTGTGATGTTCCAGCTGTCTGGGGAAGGTCCTGGCGTGCTTTCCCTGCTGACTCAGCCCCCCCTCACTTGCCTCCCACTAAGCACTGCCTCCACAGAAGTGAGGCCACTATCCCGcgtcctgcctgctgctccctctGCAGCACCCTGCTCGCAGCCTGGGCTCCCGGCTGACCCTGAgggtgcctgtgcaggctggctggctggctccGGTTGTGTTTTCTGCTGCACCTGTTGCGAAGCTGTTCCCAGCAGCAGTGTGCGGTATGCGAGCTGTCACTGCTGGGGCTGGCATTCAAATAGTTCTTTGTCACTGTAGAGATGGAATAAACTTTTTCACCTAGCCAGTACgtgcttttcttctctggggAAGCAAAACAGggttcctcctctctccccgagggctggggcgggggggggtccaggCGGGGAAACAGCAGAACCGCCCCAGCCAACTGCTGCGCTGCAAACAGCACACTCATGCTGGTGTCTATTTTTAGGCaagccctcctcctgctccttgcAGAGTCTGATAGAGAGTTCGAGCAGAGAGCACCAACGCCACCCCTGCGACCAGCcctccagcacaggcagctgctgtgAGCGATCAGCCTGCACTGTTTGCATGCTGCTCGCTGCAGGGAAGCTTTTTCCAGAGCAGTCTGgtataaaacacacacagacaatTTTGTTAAGTTATTTATTAACCTGAACCCGTAGCAGTGCTGCCTTCCCCGTCCCTAAGGGGAAAGCCCAGGCCTGGCAATCAAGTGCTTGTGAGTACTACAAGTGTCGTCCCTTCAAGTAACACAGAGGGAGCAGGGGTTTTCAGACGGCTCTTGTAAGCTTCCAGGGAGGGTGCAGGCAAACAGAGCATGCTGCGCTTGCACATGTGGATTTGACCTGGCCCAAACAAGGAGCCACTGCTTGGAGCTTGTGGACACTGGCTTACAGTCAACAGCACTTTGCaaggagtaagaaaaaaacaaaccaaccttcCAGAAGCCAAGTCAAGCAAAGGGGGAAGAGGATCCTTCAGTCAACttacagcagaggaagaatgaGCCTCGAAAATTTTTGGAAGGCTCAGGAGGGAGCAAGATGCATGACTAGAGTTGAGAACCATCCACTCAAAGCAGAGACCCTTTTCCAAGTAGCTAGATCTTCACAGACACAGTAGTCCAAACATTTACAGAGTAAGTCCTGAGCCTCCAAACCCTTCACAGGTAACTAAACACTGAAGTGGCAGCACCAAGATTGGACCTGAACAAGAACACCCTGATTTTGGAGAGGAGGCTCTTCCTGAAGTGAAGTCTAGTTCTTCCAAAAGGACTCTGTCTTAATATACAGACTACTGCTTGCCCTTTTAAAGTTCAAAAGCCAGCAAGAGCTTACTGTCAGGCTGTCAAGTCAAGccttcctttccccctcttCTATTTCAACAAAAATTTACAAGACAGTTAGAGCAACTGAGTATAACGGCAAATGGACAGGCCACAAACATTCGTTCAAAGGGACTGCTGAGGGCCAGCCTGTTGCTACGTGTGTCAGTTGAAAAGTTGTGCCATAGCTCTGTGACAAGGGATGGGTTATCTCCTCAGACTATGTTAAAAAAGGAAGTGAGTTTAAAATACTAAGTTACTGTACACGGTCTTAGGAAACCTGGGCTTTAGCAACAGCATGCAAGAAAGAAACGGTTGTGTTCACAGGCAAGTGAACCAGCCATCAGTGGCAGTCTGAATATATGCAGAAGACCCAGGAGAGCAGGCCAGAATTAAGGCCAGCGATGGAAGCCCTGCAGTCTGGCTTGCTGACAGCTTTCCAGGATCTGTTTGTGTGGCAGCATCAGTAACTACATCTGCCTCTTCCGTGTTCTGAGAAAGGAACTCATTTTTAGTCATGCTCCTGCTTCAGCTCCCCCCTGGCATCAGGTCCGGTTGATCCTCCTCTTTCCTGGTGCTTGGTGCAAAGGAAGAGCAGCTTGGTTTGACAGGTAGATAAGACACTGAACAGTTTTgctaaaagcagaagcagccaaaCCTGGCATCCAGGAGTCACAGCATTTAGCTTCCTTCCCCTTGTTTTTCCCCATGTGGGAGCCCAGCAGTCAAGAAGCAAAGATCTTCCGGGAGGCAGCCACATCCAGCTGCTTCAGCCCCATGGGCACGTTCTCCTTGTTTTCTGACCCAGGCTGCTGAGGCCGCTTGCGGAAGTAGCAGGCTCGGCAGACGGAGTGGTACTTGTCTGCTCCTCCAATCACTTCAACCTGGCAAGAAAATTGGGAGAGTGACTCTGCAGAGCTCAGTTCCCCTGAGGAGATTCCTCTAGACTAGCAGGACTGGCAAGGTGAAGCTACTGAAGCGCTTTTTCTTCCAAGGGAACtcacctccctctctgctcccagcctcTTTGTGTAGGAGGCTTCTTGGTAGCACTCCATGCACACGGCATTCAGCTTCACCACGCTCTCTGCCAGTGGCACCAGGTTCAGGATGCTCCCGAAGGCCTGTGCCAAGACAGCAGGGGCAGTTCTGTTGGATGGGCTCTATGAGGATCCCAAAGCACCTGCTGTGCTAAAAAAAGAGTGTTTTACCTTTCTCTGGAAAGTCCCATCAAGAGCGGCAACGATGATGGTTTTCCCAGCATTGGCCATCATCTCACAGAACTCCACGACGTCTGGGAACTAGAGGAGTCACAGAAAGAGCgtcaggaggaagaaggggtAGCACTTCGCTCAGgatccagcagcacagggcacaAAGAAAGTTAGAGCCATGTTGCCTATCCGTGAAACAGACTCCAGTCCCACTGTTCTTAGCCTGCAGGGActaagggaagggaagggtttGACTATACAAGCATAATCCAGGAGGATCAAACTGTCCCAGGGTATTTCTTCCCACACCCTCCTACAGAGGGTTCAGACCTTCCTCTGCCCAGGGTACTCTGAAAAGACCGCATCCTGCAGATGCTCCCCAGGACCTGCCCTGGCCATGCACTTACGAACTGGCCCTCGTCAATGCCGATGACTGCAGAGGCCAGTGCCTCCTGGTACACATCCTTGAGGAGGCAGGCTGGCAGGGCCTCCATGGTGTTCCTGTGGGGAAGGGAGAACAAGCAGGTGAGCCAGGCAGCCCAGATGCTGGGTCCAAAAGCGTGggccctcctgccccagggacTCACCTGTCGTGCGTGGAGACACCAGAGGTGCAGTAGCGTGTGTCCTTGGCATACTTCACCAGCAGGCACTGGTACTGAGCGAGCTGGAACCGCCGCACCCGCCGCATGAGCTCCGTGCTGCAAGAGACCGCCGTCAGCgggccccggccccctccctgcccacctcctcccccatcTGCCCCGGGCCTACCTCTTCCCGGAGAACATGGGTCCGAAGATCACCTGGGGGCAGAACCACGGGGGTCAGCGCGTGAGAACACAGCCGGGCACGGGCACCACGCAAGCAGCCCCGGGGCGCTGGCCCGGCCGccgccctgcccagcccagcccggcccggcccggcccggcccggcatCCCGCCTGGCACCGGCCCAGCCCCGCCACGGCTCTGGGAGCCCCGGCTccccgcccggggctggcgcGGCCCCACGACCCGCACCAGCCCGGCCACGCCATCTCCCCGCACAGCCCGGGCGCCCGCGCTGCCCCACTCGGTGCCGGCCCCACGGCGCTCGCCGCAGCCCCAGGGCGTCCGGCCCGGCCCGTCCCGGTACCTGGATCTGCCCGCGCGGGCGGCTGGGCGAGCCGGGGTGGACGCCGGGCACCGTCAGGCAGTTCATGGTTCGGACGGACGGACCGACCGACcgactgactgactgactgattGACCGACCGCTcgcccgcgcgcgcgcgcgcgcctCTCCGCTGAGGCGCGGCGCCGGCCAATCCGGAGAGGCCTCACACCCACGCGCCGCCTCACCGGCCAATCGGAGGAGGGCTCGCGcagccgcgccgccgcgcaGGCCAATGGGGACACAGGCGCGAAAATTCTTATTTCCCTCCACGCGTCCGCTCCCGGGCCCGCGCCGCCTTCCCGGCGTGCACCCCGCGCCCGCCTGCGCGCCGGGACGCCCCCCGCGTCATCGCCCTGTCAGTCCGCCCGGTGtccccggcgcggccccgcccacCGTGCGACTAACGGGAACCGGCTGgccccgccctgtgccccacccGGTGCCCCGCCcccgggccccgccccccggGCGGCCAATGGGAGTGGGGCGCCACCGCCCCCGGACTCGGACCCCGTCCCCGGGCGGGCAGggggcgcggggccgccgcgACGGGcgcgggaccgggaccgggaccgggatcGGGATCGGGATCGGGACCGGCCGCAGCATGGGGGGGTGGCGGGACATGCCCGCGGAGGTAgggcccgcggcgggggcgggtaGTGCGCGGTTCTCGCCCGGGCCGGGGACCGGGGGGCCTCGCCctgtccccgccgccccggggccgccgcccgggCGGAGCTGCCCCGCGCCGCAGCCCCCGTGCCTCCTCCGCAGGCGCTGGAGGAGCAGTACTCCCCCAGCCGCTGGTCCCCCCgcctgggcagggacaccaTCATCCAGGCCCACCTCGAGGCGACGGCAGCAGGTGAGGGGCCGgtggccgcggcggggcgggtcTGGGCTGTGGGCGCCGGGGCCGGGAGCAGGGCTGCCGCTCGGGTGCCGGGACCCCGGTCCCGCCGGCGGTGCCCCAGGCGCCGTGTCCGTCCTGCCGCAGGGACGCAGCGGGCCCGGGCCGGCGCGCAGACCTCGCTGCACGTCCCCTACGGCGATGGTGAGGGCGAGAAGCTGGACATCTATTTTCCCACGGATCCTTCTGGAAGTAGGTGACGGGGCAGCGGGGGCAGtgggggcgggcaggggccgTGCCCCCCTGCTCACTCCGGGCCGTGCTGCGCAGCCTTCCCGGTCCTGGTCTACATCCATGGCGGATACTGGCAGTGCCTGAGGTGAGGTGGGCTGCCGCAAAGGGGATCCCTCGGGAAGGGAGCCCCCCGGCCCGCACCTACCGTCTCCCTTCTCATGGGACCTGGACTACTTGTCCTGGGTGCTCCGGGTCTGATCGGCCTCCTGGCCAGCCCTGGGAGaccctgctccccacagccagGCTAGCTTCCATCTCCCCCTCCAGTAAAGACGAGTCAGGATTCGCAGCCCCCCCGCTGGTGTCACAGGGCGTGGCGGTGGTGGCAGTAGGTTACGACACAGCCCCCAAAGGTAGGTGCTGCCCAGCGGAGGTGGAGGCTGCCTGCGCTGGCCCGGCGCCCTTCTGACTCTGCCCTCTGCCCAGGCCACATGGACGCCATGGTGCTGCAGGTGCGGCGCAGCCTCGCCTTCCTGGTAGAGCGGTACTCTGGGATCAGGTGGGCCGCACGCAGCTCCCGGGGTCCCCTCTGCCCCACCACTATGGCCGCTGTCGGGCCTTCAAGGCAAACTGTGCCCACCTCACTCCCTGGGTGGTTCGGTGCCTGGGGGTGGCTGtggcagcaacaggaggggCACGAACAAGCCGTGCCCTGTGACAAAGTCTTCGACGCCTCTGTCCAAGGGCTGGGCAACGCCTGTGGCCATGCTCCCTTGTCACTGTGCGAGGCGTTCGTTGGTCAATGGACTGGGAAACGCGTCTGAGCTGCTGCATTTGGGTTGTGGCACTTGCGGCTGTGCCACCTCCTCCGCGCGGAGCAGGGTGTCCCCAGGCAGCAGGCACCGTGCCGCCGCTCCCCACACTGGCTCATGGCTCCCTCTCTCCAGAGGCATTTACCTGTGTGGACACTCGGCAGGGGCCCACTTGGCAGCCATGGTGTTGTCCACGGACTGGACAGAATATGGAGTGGTGCCAGATATCAAAGGTAGCGCTGCTGTGTCCAGGTGCAGGGGCTGAAGGAGAACTGGTGTCTGCACCTGGAGCGAGGCTGTCTCTGCTGCCCATAAGGGGCTGTGGGGGCTGTAGAGCTGAGGGGGATGAGCTGCCCCAGCCAACAGCAGCCCACAGGCGCTAGGAGTGCAGGACTCTGGGCTCCTGGACAAGCTGCCcccggggggtgtgtgtgtcctGTGCCCACCAGCCGCTTACTGAAGCCCGGGGATGTGGGTGCAAACAGAGTTCCCAGGTGCAGGGCTGCGAGAGCGGCCCGAGCTGCAGGACCCCTTACCCGCCGGCACCTCTGCCTCCAGGAGCTGTGCTGGTGAGCGGCGTGTACGACCTCGAGCCCATCCTGCACACCTACGTGAATGATGCGCTGAACATGAGCCGGTGAGCCCACACACTATGGGGACAGCAACTGGGAAAGGGCACAGGCAGGCTGCATATGCCTGCCTTTGGCCAGCACAGCCTACGGGCGAACACCAGTGGCTCTgcagcctgctctgcccctgcccgcACAGCCTGCCTGCGCTGCGGGGCACCGGCTGCCTCTGCGCCTGACCCGGGCACAGGCTCTGCGCCCTGCGCCTGGCTGGTGTGCACAACCAAGGACACGGGTGCTCTGCAGGCAAAGATGCCTTCTCTGAGCGAGGGGCTACATCAGCTGCCACTGCACTGTCTCCTCCAGGGAGGTTGCCCAGAGGAACAGCCCCATGCTGTGCATCTCCCCAGCAGCGCCTGCGGCTGCGACCTGCGAGGTGCTCGTGGCTGTGGCCCAGCACGACTCCCCAGAGTTTCGCAGGCAATCGCAGGAGTATGGCCAGGTGAGCTCTGGGTAGCAccctgcccagctcctcagGGATGCAGCTCCAGCCAGCCCGCTCGGACCTGCTAAGCTGGGATGAAGAGCTCATGTGCTGTATCAGAGcagtatttctgctgctgtggcaaTGGCTGCTGTCAAAGATGACAGTGGATCAGGGGAGGATGCTAGTCCTTGCTGAGCCATCATTCCTGCTCCCCTGACCAGAGCGGATGGGGGTCAGGgtccctcctgccagcaccGCTCTCTCCGCAGGCCCTGCGTGCAGCCGGCTGGTCCGTCTCCCTGCTGGATCTTGCTGGCGTGGATCACTTTGACATCATTGAGAAGCTGGCGGAGGACAGCTATGTCCTCACTCAGGTAGAGGAAGACCTCCTGTCCTCCCTTCACTCTCTGAGCACAGCTGAGACCGGCAgcgcagcagagctgtgctgaggcGAGGTTCCCCTGCGTACGGGGGCCGATGTGGGGCTGCGG
This region of Buteo buteo chromosome 13, bButBut1.hap1.1, whole genome shotgun sequence genomic DNA includes:
- the AFMID gene encoding kynurenine formamidase isoform X1, translated to MGVGRHRPRTRTPSPGGQGARGRRDGRGTGTGTGIGIGIGTGRSMGGWRDMPAEALEEQYSPSRWSPRLGRDTIIQAHLEATAAGTQRARAGAQTSLHVPYGDGEGEKLDIYFPTDPSGTFPVLVYIHGGYWQCLSKDESGFAAPPLVSQGVAVVAVGYDTAPKGHMDAMVLQVRRSLAFLVERYSGIRGIYLCGHSAGAHLAAMVLSTDWTEYGVVPDIKGAVLVSGVYDLEPILHTYVNDALNMSREVAQRNSPMLCISPAAPAAATCEVLVAVAQHDSPEFRRQSQEYGQALRAAGWSVSLLDLAGVDHFDIIEKLAEDSYVLTQVILNMISRA
- the AFMID gene encoding kynurenine formamidase isoform X2 gives rise to the protein MGVGRHRPRTRTPSPGGQGARGRRDGRGTGTGTGIGIGIGTGRSMGGWRDMPAEALEEQYSPSRWSPRLGRDTIIQAHLEATAAGTQRARAGAQTSLHVPYGDGEGEKLDIYFPTDPSGTFPVLVYIHGGYWQCLRGIYLCGHSAGAHLAAMVLSTDWTEYGVVPDIKGAVLVSGVYDLEPILHTYVNDALNMSREVAQRNSPMLCISPAAPAAATCEVLVAVAQHDSPEFRRQSQEYGQALRAAGWSVSLLDLAGVDHFDIIEKLAEDSYVLTQVILNMISRA
- the TK1 gene encoding thymidine kinase, cytosolic; translation: MNCLTVPGVHPGSPSRPRGQIQVIFGPMFSGKSTELMRRVRRFQLAQYQCLLVKYAKDTRYCTSGVSTHDRNTMEALPACLLKDVYQEALASAVIGIDEGQFFPDVVEFCEMMANAGKTIIVAALDGTFQRKAFGSILNLVPLAESVVKLNAVCMECYQEASYTKRLGAEREVEVIGGADKYHSVCRACYFRKRPQQPGSENKENVPMGLKQLDVAASRKIFAS